In Erpetoichthys calabaricus chromosome 15, fErpCal1.3, whole genome shotgun sequence, one DNA window encodes the following:
- the bmp2a gene encoding bone morphogenetic protein 2 isoform X2 — MVAGVRALMVLLLCQVLLGGSVGLIPEVGRRKFSESGRQSPQHSDDILNEFELRLLNMFGLKRRPHPSKNAVVPQYMLDLYRVHAGQGDESAERAGPLPGHGSDKAASRANTIRSFHHEESLEGLSGTSGKTVQQFYFNLTSIPMEELITSAELRIFRNQVLDAISNSTSGYHRINIYEVIKPSSSSSSSSKEPITRLLDSKLVHQSQSSWESFDVSPAIMRWITHRHPNHGFVVEIVHLDNEGRDSKRHVRISRSLHEDEETWPQMRPLLVTFSHDGKGHVLHKREKRQARQKHKKRIKSSCRRHPLYVDFSDVGWNDWIVAPPGYHAYYCQGECPFPLADHLNSTNHAIVQTLVNSVNANIPKACCVPTELSAISMLYLDEYEKVVLKNYQDMVVEGCGCR, encoded by the exons ATGGTCGCCGGGGTCCGCGCTCTCATGGTGCTTCTGCTCTGCCAGGTGCTGCTCGGAGGCTCCGTCGGACTCATTCCGGAGGTCGGACGAAGGAAGTTCAGCGAATCTGGGCGACAAAGTCCGCAACATTCCGATGATATTTTAAATGAGTTTGAACTTCGATTACTCAATATGTTTGGCCTCAAGCGGAGACCCCATCCCAGCAAGAACGCCGTGGTACCGCAATACATGTTGGACCTGTATCGCGTGCACGCGGGTCAAGGAGACGAGAGCGCGGAAAGAGCCGGACCGCTGCCAGGACACGGATCGGACAAAGCAGCGAGCCGTGCCAACACCATCCGGAGCTTCCACCACGAAG AATCCTTAGAAGGGCTCTCAGGCACAAGTGGGAAAACCGTTCAGCAGTTCTACTTCAACCTTACGTCGATCCCCATGGAGGAGCTTATCACTTCTGCCGAACTCCGGATTTTTCGGAATCAAGTCTTGGATGCCATTTCAAATTCCACCAGTGGCTACCATCGTATTAACATTTATGAAGTTATTAaaccatcctcctcctcctcgtcctcATCAAAGGAGCCTATAACAAGACTTCTGGATAGCAAGCTTGTACATCAAAGCCAGAGTTCTTGGGAAAGCTTTGATGTTAGCCCTGCCATTATGAGATGGATCACTCATAGACATCCAAACCATGGGTTTGTGGTGGAAATTGTCCACTTAGACAATGAGGGCAGGGACTCCAAAAGACATGTGAGGATCAGCAGGTCTTTACATGAAGATGAAGAAACCTGGCCGCAGATGAGGCCTTTACTTGTAACGTTTAGCCATGATGGCAAGGGACACGTGCTCCATAAAAGGGAGAAGAGGCAAGCGaggcaaaaacacaaaaagaggaTCAAATCCAGCTGTCGAAGGCATCCGTTGTATGTGGACTTCAGTGACGTGGGGTGGAATGACTGGATAGTTGCACCTCCAGGATACCATGCCTACTACTGCCAGGGAGAATGCCCGTTTCCTTTGGCGGACCATCTAAACTCAACAAATCACGCCATCGTGCAGACTTTAGTCAACTCTGTAAATGCAAACATTCCTAAGGCCTGCTGCGTGCCAACAGAACTCAGCGCAATTTCAATGCTATACCTTGATGAATATGAAAAAGTGGTATTAAAGAACTATCAGGACATGGTCGTGGAGGGCTGTGGCTGCCGCTAA
- the bmp2a gene encoding bone morphogenetic protein 2 isoform X1, whose amino-acid sequence MFSLRYRLIMVAGVRALMVLLLCQVLLGGSVGLIPEVGRRKFSESGRQSPQHSDDILNEFELRLLNMFGLKRRPHPSKNAVVPQYMLDLYRVHAGQGDESAERAGPLPGHGSDKAASRANTIRSFHHEESLEGLSGTSGKTVQQFYFNLTSIPMEELITSAELRIFRNQVLDAISNSTSGYHRINIYEVIKPSSSSSSSSKEPITRLLDSKLVHQSQSSWESFDVSPAIMRWITHRHPNHGFVVEIVHLDNEGRDSKRHVRISRSLHEDEETWPQMRPLLVTFSHDGKGHVLHKREKRQARQKHKKRIKSSCRRHPLYVDFSDVGWNDWIVAPPGYHAYYCQGECPFPLADHLNSTNHAIVQTLVNSVNANIPKACCVPTELSAISMLYLDEYEKVVLKNYQDMVVEGCGCR is encoded by the exons ATGTTCTCTCTCCGGTACAGATTGATCATGGTCGCCGGGGTCCGCGCTCTCATGGTGCTTCTGCTCTGCCAGGTGCTGCTCGGAGGCTCCGTCGGACTCATTCCGGAGGTCGGACGAAGGAAGTTCAGCGAATCTGGGCGACAAAGTCCGCAACATTCCGATGATATTTTAAATGAGTTTGAACTTCGATTACTCAATATGTTTGGCCTCAAGCGGAGACCCCATCCCAGCAAGAACGCCGTGGTACCGCAATACATGTTGGACCTGTATCGCGTGCACGCGGGTCAAGGAGACGAGAGCGCGGAAAGAGCCGGACCGCTGCCAGGACACGGATCGGACAAAGCAGCGAGCCGTGCCAACACCATCCGGAGCTTCCACCACGAAG AATCCTTAGAAGGGCTCTCAGGCACAAGTGGGAAAACCGTTCAGCAGTTCTACTTCAACCTTACGTCGATCCCCATGGAGGAGCTTATCACTTCTGCCGAACTCCGGATTTTTCGGAATCAAGTCTTGGATGCCATTTCAAATTCCACCAGTGGCTACCATCGTATTAACATTTATGAAGTTATTAaaccatcctcctcctcctcgtcctcATCAAAGGAGCCTATAACAAGACTTCTGGATAGCAAGCTTGTACATCAAAGCCAGAGTTCTTGGGAAAGCTTTGATGTTAGCCCTGCCATTATGAGATGGATCACTCATAGACATCCAAACCATGGGTTTGTGGTGGAAATTGTCCACTTAGACAATGAGGGCAGGGACTCCAAAAGACATGTGAGGATCAGCAGGTCTTTACATGAAGATGAAGAAACCTGGCCGCAGATGAGGCCTTTACTTGTAACGTTTAGCCATGATGGCAAGGGACACGTGCTCCATAAAAGGGAGAAGAGGCAAGCGaggcaaaaacacaaaaagaggaTCAAATCCAGCTGTCGAAGGCATCCGTTGTATGTGGACTTCAGTGACGTGGGGTGGAATGACTGGATAGTTGCACCTCCAGGATACCATGCCTACTACTGCCAGGGAGAATGCCCGTTTCCTTTGGCGGACCATCTAAACTCAACAAATCACGCCATCGTGCAGACTTTAGTCAACTCTGTAAATGCAAACATTCCTAAGGCCTGCTGCGTGCCAACAGAACTCAGCGCAATTTCAATGCTATACCTTGATGAATATGAAAAAGTGGTATTAAAGAACTATCAGGACATGGTCGTGGAGGGCTGTGGCTGCCGCTAA